A single window of [Clostridium] hylemonae DSM 15053 DNA harbors:
- a CDS encoding YoaK family protein — MEGKQPGTAAVPIHETFRIAALLAVVGGFLDAYTYILRGGVFANAQTGNMVLLGVYAAQGRYRQAGYCIIPILAFALGVFITEVFKKYFTEKEFNIYEHWIIAIEIILLSVVGFVPASVPDSVVNVTISFVCSLQVNSFRKMKNLPYASTMCTGNLRSGTEKLFQYVINKETKAGIQAAHYFGIILLFILGAVAGTVLAFLWGIQSIWCCSILLGIVFVTMCLTIR, encoded by the coding sequence ATGGAAGGAAAACAGCCGGGCACGGCGGCGGTGCCCATACACGAGACATTCAGGATAGCAGCTCTGCTTGCCGTTGTAGGAGGATTCCTGGACGCATATACCTATATACTGAGAGGAGGCGTGTTTGCCAACGCGCAGACCGGCAATATGGTCCTGCTCGGCGTATATGCCGCACAGGGAAGATACCGCCAGGCCGGATACTGCATCATCCCCATATTGGCATTCGCCCTCGGTGTATTTATAACAGAGGTGTTTAAAAAGTATTTTACAGAGAAAGAATTTAATATATATGAGCACTGGATCATAGCAATAGAAATTATATTATTGTCAGTTGTTGGGTTTGTACCGGCCTCTGTGCCGGACAGTGTCGTGAACGTCACCATCTCGTTCGTCTGCTCCCTGCAGGTGAACAGCTTCCGAAAGATGAAAAACCTGCCTTACGCCTCGACCATGTGTACCGGAAACCTGAGGTCGGGGACAGAGAAGTTGTTCCAGTACGTCATAAACAAAGAAACGAAGGCCGGAATACAGGCGGCCCATTACTTTGGGATCATCCTGCTGTTCATACTGGGCGCCGTAGCGGGGACAGTCCTGGCATTTCTGTGGGGCATACAGAGCATATGGTGCTGCAGCATCCTGCTCGGCATCGTATTCGTCACAATGTGTCTGACAATTCGTTGA
- a CDS encoding AAA family ATPase yields the protein MRPIKLVMSAFGSYAGRTELDFTRVQSGIFLITGDTGAGKTTIFDAVTYALYDQTSGGRRDGSMMRSQYASEDVETYVEYTFSYRRDVYTVRRNPEYIRLGKRRRADGSPRFVKEAPKVELTLPDGKVFQGKKREIDQKIADIIGLDADQFTQIAMIAQGDFLKLLHAQSRERKKIFSRIFHTRFYYRVQEELKRQSTSLYIELEDNVKSVRREIGRAECEADSAYETEWSALKGLPIPDREETLRLLGLIIKEGGEKEKRRRAEADRLQGRLDELHGAMKEGETVNRLFQAYEEACETGMRLRERKEAFREKEAGIACARRVERVRAKEAEFETIRAAAEESGQSLLRLERKEKESAAAAREAYAQEEAAREELSRKEPEYTETLVRLGDALRQYDALKEQEEERDRLSALLCKMRDECEKAAAEADRLEVYVRGLRKEQEELAGSQAERDRLSAKAGILTDRASALEALEQSAQHIRAFETACREKQQNEAECSAAYVEASAVYEQKYRAFLDEQAGVLAGVLEEGKPCPVCGSCGHPAPAHLSDDAPSQEEVEAAKERRNQAELVRESAAQALGEAAGRLRTEREVFERECRKILGPGAGADPAEAEAEIRREAGACRREAEDTKQALCRAQKNVKRYAAVQEEYEKQERELSLKNNALKESRQKLQELEREYSRQNALAEEKKNKLEYRSKDEAEKRRNEVYGLLEELRERCAKARERYERALQDQRRTEGERSGEEKRGRQLDVQRRKAEEGFREALAQEAFASAKEYEAKKPLLESAKEMESALEQYLSQVRDNEAALKLLGSQIEGKERADVEALKLEAEELSRKIRDIRGGQIRLGGMNSKNREIREELRKEFEKKGGLQRQYELVGNLSRTANGNLSGAVKLDFETYVQRQYFKQIIQAANKRLIQMTNNEFILQCRDVKSLGSQGQAGLDLDVLHLLSGTVRDVKTLSGGESFMASLSMALGLADIVQNTAGAVHLDTMFVDEGFGSLDDGSREQAIKVLNELAGDSRLVGIISHVNELKEQIDNKLIVTKTEKGSSVRWSFD from the coding sequence ATGAGACCAATAAAATTAGTGATGTCGGCCTTTGGTTCCTATGCGGGCAGGACGGAGCTTGATTTCACCCGGGTACAGTCCGGGATCTTCCTGATCACGGGTGATACCGGGGCGGGGAAGACCACGATCTTTGACGCCGTCACCTATGCGCTCTATGACCAGACGAGCGGAGGAAGGCGGGATGGCAGTATGATGAGGAGTCAGTATGCGTCCGAGGATGTGGAGACCTATGTGGAGTATACATTTTCTTACCGCCGGGACGTGTATACTGTCAGGAGGAATCCGGAGTATATACGGCTTGGCAAACGGCGCCGCGCAGATGGTTCGCCCCGTTTTGTCAAAGAGGCGCCCAAGGTGGAACTGACACTTCCGGACGGAAAGGTATTTCAGGGGAAGAAGCGGGAGATCGACCAGAAGATCGCGGATATCATCGGACTGGATGCAGATCAGTTTACTCAGATCGCCATGATAGCACAGGGAGATTTTCTAAAACTGCTGCATGCACAGTCGCGGGAGCGGAAGAAAATATTCTCCAGGATATTTCACACGAGGTTTTATTACCGCGTACAGGAGGAGTTGAAACGGCAGTCGACAAGTCTGTACATTGAACTGGAAGACAATGTCAAAAGCGTGCGCCGGGAGATCGGGCGGGCGGAATGTGAGGCGGACAGTGCATATGAGACAGAGTGGAGCGCGCTTAAGGGACTTCCGATCCCGGACCGGGAAGAGACGCTGCGGCTGCTCGGCCTTATCATAAAAGAAGGCGGGGAGAAGGAAAAGCGCCGAAGGGCGGAGGCGGACCGGCTGCAGGGGCGGCTGGATGAACTCCACGGCGCCATGAAAGAAGGGGAGACGGTGAACCGTCTGTTTCAGGCATATGAAGAGGCGTGTGAAACGGGGATGCGGCTGCGGGAAAGGAAGGAGGCCTTCCGGGAGAAAGAGGCCGGCATTGCGTGTGCCCGCAGAGTGGAGCGGGTACGCGCAAAAGAGGCAGAGTTTGAAACGATAAGGGCGGCGGCAGAGGAGTCAGGACAGAGCCTCCTCAGACTGGAAAGGAAAGAAAAGGAATCCGCGGCAGCCGCCCGTGAGGCTTACGCTCAGGAGGAGGCTGCGCGGGAAGAACTCAGTCGGAAGGAGCCTGAGTATACGGAGACGCTCGTTCGTCTCGGAGACGCTCTGCGCCAGTATGATGCATTGAAGGAGCAGGAAGAAGAGAGAGACCGGCTGTCTGCGCTGCTCTGCAAAATGAGAGACGAGTGTGAGAAAGCAGCTGCGGAGGCGGACCGCCTGGAAGTGTACGTCAGGGGACTTAGGAAGGAGCAGGAAGAACTGGCCGGCAGTCAGGCAGAGAGGGACCGGCTGTCTGCAAAAGCCGGTATTCTGACGGACAGAGCGTCTGCACTGGAAGCGCTGGAGCAGTCGGCGCAGCATATCCGGGCATTTGAGACGGCATGCAGGGAGAAACAGCAAAATGAGGCGGAATGCTCGGCCGCCTATGTGGAAGCGTCGGCGGTCTATGAGCAGAAGTACCGGGCATTTCTGGATGAGCAGGCCGGCGTCCTGGCCGGAGTGCTGGAGGAAGGAAAGCCCTGTCCTGTGTGCGGTTCATGCGGGCATCCGGCGCCGGCGCATCTGTCGGATGATGCACCGTCACAGGAAGAGGTGGAAGCGGCAAAAGAGCGCAGGAATCAGGCAGAGCTCGTACGTGAAAGTGCGGCCCAGGCGCTTGGGGAGGCGGCAGGAAGACTTCGGACGGAAAGAGAAGTATTTGAAAGAGAGTGCAGAAAGATACTTGGTCCGGGAGCGGGGGCAGATCCGGCAGAAGCTGAGGCAGAGATAAGGAGGGAGGCTGGCGCGTGCCGCCGTGAGGCGGAAGATACGAAGCAGGCGCTCTGCCGCGCGCAGAAGAATGTCAAACGGTATGCCGCGGTACAGGAAGAATACGAGAAGCAGGAGCGGGAACTTTCGCTTAAAAATAACGCGTTAAAGGAATCCCGGCAGAAGCTGCAGGAACTTGAGCGTGAGTACAGCCGCCAGAATGCGCTTGCAGAGGAAAAGAAGAACAAGCTGGAGTACCGTTCTAAGGACGAGGCCGAAAAGCGCCGCAATGAAGTATACGGGCTGCTTGAAGAACTGAGAGAGCGCTGCGCCAAAGCCCGGGAGAGATACGAGCGTGCGCTGCAGGATCAGAGAAGGACGGAAGGGGAGCGAAGCGGCGAGGAAAAGCGCGGCAGACAGCTGGATGTGCAGCGCCGGAAAGCGGAGGAAGGCTTCAGAGAGGCGCTCGCTCAGGAAGCATTTGCGTCCGCCAAAGAGTACGAAGCGAAAAAGCCGCTTCTGGAGTCGGCAAAGGAGATGGAATCTGCCCTGGAGCAGTACCTGTCGCAGGTCAGAGACAATGAAGCGGCGCTTAAGCTGCTCGGCTCACAGATCGAGGGGAAAGAGCGCGCGGATGTGGAGGCGCTTAAGCTGGAGGCGGAAGAACTCAGCCGGAAGATCAGGGATATAAGAGGCGGACAGATCCGGCTTGGAGGGATGAACAGTAAGAACAGAGAGATCAGAGAGGAACTGCGGAAAGAATTTGAGAAAAAGGGGGGCCTGCAGCGGCAGTACGAGCTCGTAGGAAATCTGAGCCGTACGGCCAACGGCAATTTAAGTGGAGCGGTCAAACTTGATTTTGAGACATATGTGCAGCGGCAGTATTTCAAACAGATCATCCAGGCCGCCAACAAGAGGCTCATACAGATGACAAACAACGAATTCATTTTGCAGTGCAGAGATGTAAAAAGTCTTGGAAGCCAGGGACAGGCCGGACTTGATCTGGATGTCCTGCACCTGCTCAGCGGTACGGTGCGCGATGTGAAGACGCTGTCGGGCGGAGAATCCTTCATGGCGTCGCTGTCCATGGCGCTTGGACTGGCGGATATTGTACAGAATACAGCAGGCGCGGTCCATCTCGATACGATGTTCGTGGACGAGGGATTTGGTTCACTGGATGACGGGTCAAGAGAACAGGCGATAAAGGTGCTGAATGAGCTGGCCGGAGACAGCAGGCTCGTCGGGATCATTTCGCATGTAAATGAGCTGAAAGAGCAGATCGACAACAAGCTCATAGTGACAAAGACGGAAAAGGGCAGCAGCGTACGCTGGTCTTTTGACTGA
- a CDS encoding exonuclease SbcCD subunit D: MRFFHLSDLHIGRQLHHYNLIEDQRKVLGEIAAYAGDIHPDAIVIAGDIYDKSVPSAEAVTVFDEFLTALSGIEPPVPVLVISGNHDSPERLSYASGFLKAHQVYVAGSAPDTGVERISKVTLRDEFGEVDFYLLPFLKPAYVKHLWENDAPESYSDAVRMLIEREGIDFAGRRNVLISHQFYTGEGTAPGTCDSETIAVGGIDNVDTSAVKPFDYVALGHLHGAQSVGCGHIQYCGSPMKYSVSESGHNKSLAMVILREKGEEPEVVRLPLHPLRDVIRKRGKLKDILRVSREEEREDYVSITLTDESEPYKPKEQLEKVYSHILEVRLDNDRVRQKLSEFDEELVLKDPMAVFCDFYAEIQGREPGDEEKEILEQVIDRAGEEESRR; this comes from the coding sequence TTGCGATTTTTTCATTTGTCTGATCTGCACATCGGCAGACAGCTGCATCATTACAACCTGATCGAGGACCAGAGAAAGGTGCTCGGGGAAATAGCCGCGTACGCCGGGGATATACATCCTGACGCCATTGTCATCGCGGGAGATATTTATGATAAGTCTGTACCGTCGGCTGAGGCGGTCACTGTATTCGATGAATTTCTGACAGCGCTGTCCGGTATTGAGCCTCCGGTTCCGGTGCTCGTTATAAGCGGAAATCACGATTCGCCGGAACGGCTCAGCTATGCCTCCGGATTTTTGAAGGCACATCAGGTCTATGTGGCCGGGAGCGCGCCGGATACGGGTGTGGAACGAATCTCCAAAGTGACGCTCAGGGATGAATTCGGGGAAGTGGATTTTTATCTGCTTCCATTTTTAAAGCCTGCGTATGTGAAGCATCTGTGGGAAAATGATGCGCCGGAGAGCTACAGTGACGCTGTGCGGATGCTCATTGAGCGGGAGGGTATAGATTTCGCGGGACGCCGGAATGTGCTTATATCTCATCAGTTTTATACCGGGGAGGGGACCGCGCCCGGTACGTGTGATTCTGAGACGATCGCGGTGGGCGGCATCGACAATGTGGACACGAGTGCTGTGAAGCCGTTTGATTATGTGGCGCTCGGGCATCTGCACGGGGCCCAGAGTGTCGGCTGCGGGCACATACAATATTGCGGCAGTCCGATGAAGTATTCTGTCAGTGAAAGCGGGCATAATAAGTCGCTTGCTATGGTTATTTTGCGGGAAAAGGGGGAAGAACCAGAGGTTGTCAGACTTCCTCTCCACCCGTTGCGGGACGTCATAAGGAAGAGGGGGAAGCTTAAGGATATTCTCCGTGTGTCCCGGGAAGAAGAGAGAGAGGATTATGTGAGCATAACGCTGACAGATGAGTCGGAACCGTATAAGCCGAAAGAGCAGCTGGAAAAGGTGTATTCACATATACTCGAAGTGAGGCTTGACAATGACAGGGTAAGGCAGAAGCTCTCGGAGTTTGACGAGGAACTCGTATTAAAAGATCCCATGGCAGTGTTCTGCGATTTTTACGCAGAGATACAGGGAAGGGAGCCTGGAGACGAGGAAAAAGAGATATTGGAACAGGTAATTGACAGGGCAGGAGAAGAGGAGAGCCGCAGATGA
- the proC gene encoding pyrroline-5-carboxylate reductase produces the protein MKTGFIGLGSMAQAILEGFIKGGALEGRQVYASGGSYERLEKNCRRFGCNPCRTNEEVIDNSDIVIIALKAHMVEEVMKPLAKALKGKIVVSIAAGYTFDTYRDILGTEVHYICTIPNTPVSVGEGVTVCEDRHSLDGQEYDIFYRLFSSIGVVTPVETHLVGAAGTVAGCGPAFASMFLEALGDAGVKYGLPRRTAYELAAQMLCGTGKLYMEKRQHPGEMKDAVCSPGGTTIRGVAALERAGLRDAVISAVDEIEGGNV, from the coding sequence ATGAAGACAGGTTTTATAGGACTGGGAAGTATGGCGCAGGCTATTTTAGAAGGTTTTATCAAAGGCGGAGCGCTTGAGGGAAGACAGGTATATGCGAGCGGAGGAAGTTATGAGAGACTTGAAAAGAACTGCAGAAGGTTCGGATGCAATCCGTGCCGGACGAATGAAGAGGTGATCGACAATTCTGATATCGTCATCATAGCGCTGAAGGCGCATATGGTGGAAGAAGTCATGAAGCCTCTTGCAAAGGCGCTGAAAGGGAAGATCGTTGTTTCCATCGCTGCGGGATATACATTTGACACATACAGGGATATATTGGGAACAGAAGTGCACTATATCTGCACGATACCGAATACTCCGGTATCTGTCGGGGAAGGGGTGACTGTGTGTGAGGACAGACACTCGCTTGACGGACAGGAATATGACATATTTTACCGTCTGTTTTCCTCTATAGGGGTTGTGACACCGGTAGAGACACATCTTGTGGGAGCTGCAGGCACGGTGGCGGGCTGCGGTCCGGCGTTTGCCAGCATGTTTCTGGAAGCGCTTGGGGACGCGGGAGTGAAATACGGACTGCCGAGGCGTACGGCATATGAACTTGCCGCCCAGATGCTCTGCGGAACTGGGAAGCTTTATATGGAGAAGAGACAGCATCCGGGCGAGATGAAGGATGCGGTGTGTTCACCGGGCGGGACGACGATCAGAGGCGTGGCTGCGCTGGAGCGGGCGGGCCTTCGGGACGCCGTCATCAGCGCTGTGGATGAGATAGAAGGCGGAAACGTCTGA
- a CDS encoding pentapeptide repeat-containing protein, translating to MLAEDIEFARAEEYPLREREYTDEQLTEEDMQKTEFVNTRFLRCRFFDCDFSGAGFYSVLFEKCDFSNCRFSRSYWKASAVRECKGNGAKFDMAVLKHVSLEDCRLDLTNFTRSVWENCSAEECNFAESFFSEVRFRTVRFVKSDFTKADFFRTPLKGIDFSDSIIEGITVSEEHRELEGMKINMFQAAEIARLLGVKIV from the coding sequence ATGCTCGCAGAGGATATCGAGTTTGCCCGGGCGGAGGAGTATCCGCTGCGGGAAAGGGAATATACGGACGAACAGCTGACGGAAGAAGACATGCAGAAAACAGAATTCGTAAACACGAGATTTTTAAGGTGCAGATTTTTTGACTGTGATTTCAGTGGAGCAGGATTCTACAGTGTACTGTTTGAAAAATGTGATTTTTCCAACTGCCGGTTCAGCAGGAGCTACTGGAAAGCTTCCGCTGTAAGGGAATGCAAGGGAAACGGGGCAAAGTTTGACATGGCGGTGCTCAAGCATGTGAGTCTGGAGGACTGCAGGCTGGATCTGACGAATTTCACACGTTCTGTGTGGGAAAACTGCAGTGCAGAGGAATGTAATTTTGCGGAGTCTTTTTTTTCAGAAGTCCGGTTCCGTACAGTCCGGTTTGTAAAATCTGATTTTACAAAGGCCGATTTCTTTCGCACGCCGCTTAAAGGTATCGACTTTTCGGACAGTATCATCGAAGGCATTACTGTATCGGAAGAGCACCGGGAGCTGGAAGGAATGAAAATAAACATGTTTCAGGCGGCGGAGATTGCAAGGCTGCTCGGGGTAAAAATCGTCTGA